The proteins below are encoded in one region of Knoellia sp. S7-12:
- a CDS encoding biotin transporter BioY — translation MLKSRDLALIAIFAGVIAALGLIPAIAPFGGAVPITAQSMGIMLAGAILGSKRGALSVLLFLALVAIGLPLLSGGRGGLGVFAGPSVGYLVGFPVAAFLVGLLTEKIGRPYKLTLGVMANILGGVIALNIIGIIGMAIVLDVSLVKATTLAAVFMPGDVIKAVITAFVAAGVHAAYPGLIPARASRTAPADRVAV, via the coding sequence ATGCTCAAGTCCCGCGACCTCGCCCTCATCGCCATCTTCGCCGGTGTCATCGCCGCCCTCGGCCTCATCCCGGCCATCGCGCCGTTCGGCGGCGCCGTGCCGATCACGGCACAGTCGATGGGCATCATGCTCGCCGGCGCCATCCTCGGCTCGAAGCGCGGCGCGCTCTCGGTCCTGCTCTTCCTCGCGCTCGTCGCGATCGGCCTGCCGCTCCTCTCGGGCGGCCGTGGCGGACTCGGCGTGTTTGCCGGCCCGAGCGTCGGCTACCTCGTCGGCTTCCCCGTCGCCGCGTTCCTCGTCGGCCTCCTCACCGAGAAGATCGGGCGCCCCTACAAGCTCACCCTCGGCGTCATGGCCAACATCCTCGGTGGAGTCATCGCCCTCAACATCATCGGCATCATCGGCATGGCGATCGTGCTCGACGTCTCACTGGTCAAGGCCACGACGCTGGCCGCCGTCTTCATGCCCGGCGACGTCATCAAGGCCGTCATCACCGCGTTCGTCGCGGCGGGCGTCCACGCGGCCTACCCCGGCCTCATCCCGGCGCGCGCCTCGCGGACCGCACCCGCCGACCGCGTCGCCGTCTGA
- a CDS encoding ABC transporter ATP-binding protein produces MPHIRVDSVSHSFGDGSAWRPVLVDLDVTLTEPRIGIVGANGSGKSTFVRLLNGLVHPDSGTVTVDGRDTVRDGREVRRRVGFCFTDPDAQIVMPTVAEDIAFGLRRRGLSKDEVRARSERALTAYGLAGHADHPAHLLSGGQKQLLALASVLVTEPDLLVLDEPTTLLDLRNAAMVRRVVDGLSQQVVLVTHHLDLLDGFDRVLVFDEGRIVHDGAPTEAVAAYRALTTH; encoded by the coding sequence ATGCCACACATCCGCGTCGATTCCGTCAGCCACTCGTTCGGCGACGGGTCGGCGTGGCGGCCCGTTCTGGTGGACCTCGACGTCACCCTCACCGAGCCACGCATCGGCATCGTCGGGGCCAACGGGTCGGGCAAGTCGACCTTCGTCCGCCTCCTCAACGGCCTCGTCCACCCCGACTCGGGCACCGTCACCGTGGACGGTCGTGACACCGTCCGTGACGGGCGCGAGGTCCGGCGCCGGGTGGGCTTCTGCTTCACCGACCCGGACGCGCAGATCGTCATGCCGACGGTCGCCGAGGACATTGCGTTCGGCCTGCGTCGTCGAGGTCTCTCCAAGGACGAGGTGCGCGCACGCTCCGAACGCGCACTCACGGCATACGGGCTCGCTGGTCACGCCGACCACCCCGCCCACCTGCTCTCCGGCGGTCAGAAGCAGCTCCTCGCGCTCGCGAGCGTCCTCGTCACCGAGCCCGACCTCCTCGTTCTCGACGAGCCGACCACTCTGCTCGACCTTCGCAACGCTGCGATGGTGCGGCGCGTCGTCGATGGGCTGTCTCAGCAGGTCGTCCTCGTCACCCACCACCTCGACCTGCTCGACGGCTTCGATCGCGTCCTCGTGTTCGACGAGGGACGAATCGTCCACGACGGAGCGCCCACCGAGGCCGTGGCGGCCTACCGCGCGCTCACCACCCACTGA
- a CDS encoding energy-coupling factor transporter transmembrane protein EcfT, with protein sequence MPAQAVPLFLPGTSVVHRMGAGTKLLLLLAAGIALAIWRAPWQVGLALTLVLVGYAVARLPLRTLVRQVKQLAWIALPLLAVQWIFASWQTGVGVVGSFVSLVLLAGLVTLTTRTTAMVDIVVRMSGWLRRFGVDPERVGLMLALGIRSVHVVIGLAEEVREAQHARGLRASPRAFAVPLIVRSLRHADRLGEALTARGVDD encoded by the coding sequence ATGCCCGCGCAGGCCGTCCCGCTCTTCCTTCCCGGGACGTCTGTCGTGCACCGCATGGGTGCCGGCACAAAGCTCCTCCTTCTGCTCGCCGCAGGCATCGCGCTCGCGATCTGGCGGGCACCCTGGCAGGTCGGGCTCGCCCTCACGCTCGTTCTCGTCGGGTATGCCGTCGCGCGCCTCCCGCTGAGAACTCTCGTTCGTCAGGTGAAGCAGTTGGCGTGGATTGCGCTGCCGCTCCTGGCTGTTCAGTGGATCTTTGCGTCGTGGCAGACGGGCGTCGGGGTGGTGGGCTCCTTTGTCTCGCTCGTCCTGCTGGCCGGACTCGTGACCCTGACGACCCGCACGACCGCGATGGTCGACATCGTGGTCCGGATGAGTGGGTGGCTGCGCCGGTTCGGTGTCGACCCCGAGCGCGTCGGCCTCATGCTGGCGCTGGGCATCCGGTCGGTGCACGTCGTCATCGGGCTCGCCGAGGAGGTTCGCGAGGCCCAGCACGCGCGCGGGCTCCGGGCGAGTCCGAGGGCGTTCGCCGTGCCGCTCATCGTCCGGTCACTGCGGCATGCGGACCGCCTGGGCGAGGCCCTCACCGCCCGCGGCGTCGACGACTGA
- a CDS encoding VOC family protein, with product MDGTPVLGITVDCHDAQVVAAFWCHALGYVEAPPPSGWSDWASFLTDQGVPEEEWGYGATIRPASGDGPSINFLKVPEGKSVKNRVHLDLKVSGGRDVDQTLRETRIFAAEADLVARGARRQREDRVDGRLDHFVMEDPEGNEFCLV from the coding sequence ATGGACGGGACTCCGGTGCTGGGCATCACGGTCGATTGCCACGACGCGCAGGTGGTGGCAGCGTTCTGGTGTCACGCGCTGGGCTATGTCGAAGCCCCGCCTCCGTCGGGGTGGTCGGACTGGGCGAGCTTCCTGACCGACCAAGGCGTGCCCGAGGAGGAGTGGGGTTATGGGGCGACGATCCGACCTGCGTCCGGGGACGGGCCCTCGATCAACTTCCTCAAGGTGCCCGAGGGCAAGTCCGTCAAGAACAGGGTCCACCTTGACCTCAAGGTGAGTGGCGGGCGTGATGTCGACCAGACGTTGCGCGAGACCCGGATCTTCGCCGCCGAGGCCGACCTCGTGGCGCGAGGAGCGCGCCGGCAACGCGAGGATCGTGTCGACGGCCGGCTGGATCACTTCGTCATGGAGGACCCCGAGGGCAACGAGTTCTGCCTCGTCTGA
- a CDS encoding LLM class F420-dependent oxidoreductase — MDFRIFTEPQQGATYDDLLAVARTAEGAGFDAFFRSDHYLHMSGDGDPGPTDAWITLAGLARDTDRIQLGTLVTAATFRLPGPLAIQVANVNQMSGGRVEMGLGAGWFEAEHTAYGIPFPDVKERFDRLEEQLAVITGLWTTPRGETFDHDGSHYPIVEAPGLGTPDNRGGIPLIIGGVGKRRTPELAARYASEFNSVFRPADATRELYARVRAACEDRRRDPDELTLSAANVVCLGNDDATLRRRAEAISRDVDELRTNGFAGSTDEIVDKIGRFTQVGTTRFYLQVLDLSDLDQIEEFAATVVPQLS, encoded by the coding sequence ATGGACTTCCGGATCTTCACCGAGCCCCAGCAGGGCGCCACCTATGACGACCTGCTCGCCGTCGCGCGCACCGCCGAGGGCGCCGGCTTCGACGCGTTCTTCCGGTCCGACCACTACCTCCACATGAGCGGCGACGGGGACCCCGGCCCCACCGACGCGTGGATCACCCTCGCCGGGCTCGCCCGCGACACCGACCGCATCCAGCTCGGCACGCTCGTCACCGCCGCGACCTTCCGCCTCCCCGGCCCCCTCGCCATCCAGGTCGCCAATGTCAACCAGATGTCTGGTGGTCGGGTCGAGATGGGCCTGGGTGCCGGATGGTTCGAAGCCGAGCACACGGCATACGGGATTCCCTTCCCCGACGTCAAGGAGCGCTTCGATCGACTTGAGGAGCAGCTCGCCGTCATCACCGGCCTGTGGACGACACCCCGGGGTGAGACCTTCGACCACGACGGCTCGCACTACCCGATCGTGGAAGCCCCCGGACTCGGCACGCCCGACAACCGTGGCGGCATACCGCTCATCATCGGCGGGGTGGGCAAGCGCCGCACCCCGGAGCTCGCGGCCCGCTATGCCAGCGAGTTCAACTCGGTGTTCCGCCCCGCTGACGCGACCCGCGAGCTCTATGCCCGGGTCCGCGCGGCCTGCGAGGACCGGCGCCGCGATCCCGATGAGCTGACTCTCTCGGCCGCCAACGTCGTCTGCCTCGGCAACGACGATGCGACCCTTCGTCGCCGTGCCGAGGCGATCTCCCGCGACGTCGATGAGCTGCGCACCAACGGGTTCGCCGGTTCGACCGACGAGATCGTCGACAAGATCGGCCGGTTCACCCAGGTCGGCACCACCCGCTTCTATCTCCAGGTCCTCGACCTCAGCGATCTCGACCAGATCGAGGAGTTCGCCGCGACCGTCGTGCCGCAGCTCAGCTGA
- the purD gene encoding phosphoribosylamine--glycine ligase has translation MKVLVVGSGAREHAIVRSLVKDQVVDAVIAAPGNPGIDGLALSEPLADVTDSAEVLAIAQRHGVDLVIIGPEAPLVAGVADVLRDSGIDVFGPSAEAARLEGSKAFAKDVMSAADVPTGLAHVCTTIEQVIDAMDALGAPHVIKEDGLAAGKGVVVTDDRDAALAHAEACLAKEGGSVVVEEFLDGPEISLFVLSDGVTVLPLSPAQDFKRVGDDDAGPNTGGMGAYSPLGWAPEGLASDLVARVAQPTIDEMRRRGTPFVGVLFIGLAMTSRGPRVIEFNARFGDPETQVVLARLLTPLGGLLKAAATGRLDDYDRLRWADDHAVTVVVASHNYPGTPRTGDPIAGLEEVEGVPTAYVLHAGTTLDGDGRLVSSGGRVLSVVATGADLSQARERAYAAVELVELDGSHHRSDIALKASRDEIRVT, from the coding sequence ATGAAGGTCCTCGTCGTCGGCTCCGGTGCCCGTGAGCACGCCATCGTCCGCAGCCTCGTGAAGGACCAGGTCGTCGACGCGGTCATCGCCGCACCGGGCAACCCGGGCATCGACGGACTGGCCCTGAGTGAGCCGCTCGCGGATGTCACTGACAGCGCTGAGGTGCTGGCGATCGCCCAGCGGCACGGAGTCGACCTCGTCATCATCGGACCCGAGGCCCCGCTCGTGGCTGGTGTCGCAGATGTGTTGCGGGACAGCGGCATTGACGTGTTCGGGCCGTCCGCCGAGGCTGCTCGACTCGAGGGCAGCAAGGCCTTCGCCAAGGACGTCATGTCGGCAGCGGACGTGCCGACCGGGCTCGCGCACGTCTGCACGACGATCGAGCAGGTCATCGACGCCATGGATGCGCTCGGTGCTCCCCACGTCATCAAGGAGGACGGCCTCGCTGCTGGCAAGGGCGTTGTCGTGACGGATGACCGCGACGCCGCGCTGGCCCATGCAGAGGCCTGTCTGGCCAAGGAGGGTGGGAGCGTCGTCGTTGAGGAGTTCCTCGACGGTCCCGAGATCTCGCTCTTCGTCCTCAGTGACGGAGTCACGGTGCTTCCGCTGTCTCCAGCTCAGGACTTCAAACGGGTCGGCGACGACGACGCCGGCCCCAACACCGGTGGGATGGGCGCCTACAGCCCGCTCGGTTGGGCTCCCGAAGGGCTCGCCAGCGACCTCGTCGCCAGGGTGGCCCAGCCGACCATCGACGAGATGCGTCGCCGTGGCACGCCTTTTGTCGGGGTCCTCTTCATCGGTCTGGCCATGACGTCGCGCGGGCCACGGGTCATCGAGTTCAACGCGCGCTTCGGTGACCCTGAGACCCAGGTCGTCTTGGCTCGGCTGCTCACGCCGTTGGGCGGTCTGCTCAAGGCCGCGGCGACCGGGCGACTCGATGACTATGACCGGCTGCGCTGGGCCGACGACCACGCCGTGACCGTTGTCGTGGCCTCGCACAACTACCCGGGCACCCCCCGCACGGGTGACCCCATCGCCGGTCTCGAAGAGGTCGAAGGTGTGCCCACGGCATACGTGCTGCACGCGGGCACCACGCTGGATGGTGACGGGAGGCTCGTGTCGTCGGGTGGGCGTGTGCTGTCCGTCGTCGCGACCGGTGCCGACCTCTCTCAGGCGCGTGAACGTGCCTATGCCGCAGTCGAACTCGTGGAGCTCGACGGGTCGCACCACCGCAGTGACATCGCCCTCAAGGCCTCACGCGACGAGATCAGGGTCACCTGA
- a CDS encoding LuxR C-terminal-related transcriptional regulator, which yields MPEPEPLRPGDELSTRVYLLLLRMAAPRRSALTREGLSEDEITLALKTLHIRGMVDSSRRDVIEVFSPDTTLPAYAADLERQARATRSAIEGLTHMYNEARSGDARSRTSPEVSLLDTVDDIDAALFRAAGRAESRIVRLCARSDRMDQTVVRHAESIVQARPTATNPNLERLIVLEQSILEVEGAFSALETMRADGIEVRLTPHLAFSVLAVDRTAAVIDISHLEPGGGGSLYVQQRQLASALMDMCMGLFSLSTPLPRTPSGPALRRLTDRDGQIIAMLAAGASDLTIARQLSISQRTVERRIRAIMEELGATTRFQAGTIAVSRGFL from the coding sequence GTGCCCGAGCCCGAACCCCTGCGACCTGGTGACGAGTTGAGCACCCGGGTCTACCTGCTTCTGCTGCGCATGGCAGCCCCACGACGGAGCGCCCTGACGCGCGAAGGCCTCTCCGAGGATGAGATCACGCTCGCCCTCAAGACGCTGCACATCCGCGGGATGGTCGACTCCAGCCGCCGGGACGTCATCGAGGTCTTCTCGCCCGACACCACGCTGCCCGCCTATGCCGCAGACCTGGAACGCCAGGCGCGGGCGACCCGCTCTGCCATCGAAGGACTGACCCACATGTACAACGAGGCGCGCTCCGGCGACGCCAGAAGTCGCACCAGTCCCGAGGTCTCGCTCCTCGACACCGTTGACGACATCGACGCGGCGCTCTTCCGTGCTGCCGGCCGCGCTGAAAGCCGCATCGTGCGTCTGTGCGCACGCAGCGACCGCATGGACCAGACCGTCGTCCGGCACGCAGAGTCGATCGTTCAGGCCAGACCGACGGCCACGAACCCCAATCTGGAACGGCTCATCGTCCTCGAGCAGTCGATCCTCGAGGTCGAGGGAGCGTTCAGCGCCCTCGAGACGATGCGGGCCGACGGCATCGAGGTCCGCCTCACACCGCACCTCGCGTTCTCCGTGCTCGCCGTCGACCGCACCGCGGCAGTCATCGACATCAGCCACCTCGAACCAGGTGGCGGCGGCTCCCTTTATGTCCAGCAACGGCAGCTCGCGAGCGCCCTCATGGACATGTGCATGGGCCTGTTCTCCCTGAGCACCCCCTTGCCGCGGACGCCGAGCGGGCCGGCCCTGAGGCGTCTCACCGACCGCGATGGCCAGATCATCGCCATGCTCGCCGCCGGCGCCAGCGACCTCACGATCGCTCGCCAGCTGAGCATCTCTCAGCGCACGGTCGAGCGCCGGATCCGCGCGATCATGGAGGAGCTGGGGGCGACGACGAGGTTCCAGGCCGGCACCATCGCGGTGAGCCGCGGCTTCCTCTGA
- a CDS encoding helicase codes for MTTTRPGGTDTSADVAREIEIEQAHVDRVYAELAKASLRANDVEADGMARGKTMRTGDIRDEEITGLFERDALVYAAAKRRAAIEKQYEGLVFGRLDLGDMETPSADRDVRHIGRLGVRDDDYEPLVIDWRAPAAAAFYRATPVDPMGVLRRRVLRCSGATVIGAEDDLMVPEAPDDLVVLGDGALIAALTRSRGRQMRDIVATIQRHQDEAIRAPSRGVTEITGGPGTGKTVVALHRAAYLLYSERRRFESGGILVVGPSSAYTAYIERVLPSLGEDSVSLRALGDLVDGVTATRLDHPEVAAVKGSLRIRRLLSRAAMRPPAGAPSQLRAFINGHAVRLDEALLHRIRRQVLRSSQHNATTKQAREELAQAAWNSVRQGERDEFFDAFDTSRDIDEFMLSWWRQIDPREVLLTLADTDHVYALARGVLDHEESAALAHSMREALELGSWSVSDIALIDDLSAKLGQVQEPEAEERGFYDIEEFDDLSSYGVVDVRAGVDRRVRAGDNRSVVTPTDARERLLHGRIDRPSSSAHVLVDEAQDLSPMQWRMLARRGRNASWTVVGDAAQASWGDLEEARTARLEAYGSHQLRGFHMDTNYRNAREIFDYARDVILPLVPDADIPAAVRETGVDPVDRVVDAPLVASAEAAVDELLSEVEGSIAVITPRRWADRLAHLDGAGDGRVQLIDPLSTKGLEWDATVVIDPDAIVDESPGGVRVLYVVLTRAAHRMTVLRPY; via the coding sequence GTGACGACCACGCGCCCCGGTGGCACTGACACCTCGGCTGATGTCGCTCGCGAGATCGAGATCGAACAGGCGCACGTCGACCGCGTCTACGCCGAACTCGCCAAGGCGTCCCTGCGGGCCAACGACGTCGAGGCCGACGGCATGGCCCGCGGCAAGACGATGCGCACCGGGGACATCCGCGACGAGGAGATCACCGGGCTCTTCGAACGCGATGCCCTGGTGTATGCCGCCGCGAAGCGCCGTGCCGCGATCGAGAAACAGTACGAAGGACTCGTCTTCGGCCGGCTCGACCTCGGCGACATGGAGACCCCGTCCGCTGACCGCGACGTCCGACACATCGGGCGCCTGGGCGTGCGTGACGACGACTACGAACCTCTGGTCATCGACTGGCGAGCACCAGCCGCCGCGGCGTTCTATCGCGCGACACCGGTTGACCCCATGGGCGTTCTGCGCCGCCGGGTGCTGCGCTGCAGCGGAGCCACCGTCATCGGCGCCGAGGACGATCTCATGGTGCCCGAGGCACCGGACGATCTCGTCGTCCTCGGTGACGGTGCCCTCATCGCCGCCCTCACCCGCAGCCGCGGGCGTCAGATGCGTGACATCGTCGCCACGATTCAGCGCCACCAGGACGAGGCGATCCGGGCACCCTCACGCGGGGTCACCGAGATCACCGGCGGTCCCGGCACCGGCAAGACGGTCGTCGCCCTGCACCGTGCGGCCTACCTCCTCTATTCGGAGCGACGGCGTTTCGAGTCCGGCGGCATCCTCGTCGTCGGACCCTCGTCCGCCTACACGGCATACATCGAGCGGGTCCTGCCCTCGTTGGGCGAGGACAGCGTCTCGCTGCGCGCGCTCGGCGACCTCGTCGACGGTGTCACCGCGACGCGCCTGGACCATCCCGAGGTCGCAGCGGTCAAGGGTTCGCTGCGCATCCGGCGCCTTCTGTCTCGCGCGGCCATGCGGCCGCCCGCAGGCGCTCCGTCCCAGCTGCGCGCCTTCATCAACGGGCATGCCGTCCGTCTCGATGAGGCTCTCCTGCACCGCATTCGGCGCCAGGTGCTTCGTTCGAGTCAACACAACGCCACCACCAAGCAGGCACGCGAAGAGCTCGCCCAGGCCGCCTGGAACTCAGTGCGTCAGGGTGAGCGCGACGAGTTCTTCGATGCCTTCGACACCTCACGTGACATCGACGAGTTCATGCTGTCGTGGTGGCGCCAGATCGACCCCCGCGAGGTCCTGCTCACGCTGGCCGACACCGACCATGTCTATGCGCTGGCCCGCGGCGTTCTCGACCACGAAGAGTCTGCGGCACTGGCCCACTCGATGCGTGAGGCGCTCGAGCTGGGCTCGTGGTCGGTCTCCGACATCGCCCTCATCGATGACCTGTCGGCCAAGCTCGGCCAGGTGCAGGAGCCCGAAGCCGAGGAACGCGGCTTCTATGACATCGAGGAGTTCGACGACCTGTCGTCCTACGGCGTCGTCGACGTCCGGGCCGGTGTCGACCGCCGCGTGCGCGCAGGTGACAACCGCAGCGTCGTCACACCGACCGATGCCCGCGAGCGCCTGCTCCACGGCCGGATCGACCGGCCGTCGAGCAGCGCGCACGTCCTCGTCGACGAGGCCCAGGACCTCTCGCCGATGCAGTGGCGCATGCTCGCCCGGCGAGGCCGCAACGCCTCGTGGACCGTCGTCGGTGACGCCGCCCAGGCCTCGTGGGGTGACCTCGAGGAAGCGCGCACCGCGCGTCTCGAGGCCTACGGGTCGCACCAGCTGCGTGGCTTCCACATGGACACGAACTACCGCAACGCCCGCGAGATCTTCGACTACGCCCGCGACGTCATCCTGCCCCTCGTGCCCGACGCCGACATCCCGGCAGCAGTGCGTGAGACCGGAGTTGACCCCGTCGACCGGGTCGTCGACGCACCGCTGGTCGCGTCCGCCGAGGCAGCCGTCGACGAGTTGCTGAGTGAGGTCGAGGGCTCCATCGCGGTCATCACACCGCGCCGGTGGGCCGATCGTCTCGCGCACCTCGATGGCGCCGGTGACGGTCGGGTCCAACTCATCGACCCGCTGTCGACCAAGGGCCTCGAGTGGGACGCGACCGTCGTCATCGATCCCGACGCGATCGTCGACGAGTCACCCGGTGGCGTGCGCGTGCTCTATGTCGTGCTCACCCGCGCGGCGCACCGGATGACGGTCCTGCGCCCCTACTGA
- a CDS encoding adenylosuccinate synthase yields MPAIVLVGAQWGDEGKGKATDLMGEDVDYVVKFNGGNNAGHTVVIEGEDGQREKYALHLLPSGILTPTVTPIIGNGVVVDLEVLFEELDGLNARGVDTSKLLVSANAHVIAPYNRTLDKVTERFLGARKIGTTGRGIGPTYADKMNRVGIRIQDIFDEGILRQKVEAALAFKNQILVKIYNTRAADADRVVEELLSYADRLRPMVADTALVLEQALNEGKNVLLEAGQATLLDVDHGTYPFVTSSSATAGGACTGSGIPPTRVTRVIAILKAYTTRVGEGPFPTELDDDNGEFLRKTGAEYGTTTGRPRRCGWLDVVIGRYATRINGVTDFVITKLDVLTGLDTVPICVAYEVDGVRHDEMPVGQSDFHHAKPIYEELPGWWEDISECRTFESLPANAQAYVLRVEELIGARVSAIGVGPGRHEIIERHALLD; encoded by the coding sequence ATGCCGGCAATCGTGCTCGTCGGAGCCCAGTGGGGCGACGAAGGCAAGGGCAAGGCCACCGACCTCATGGGTGAGGACGTCGACTACGTCGTCAAGTTCAACGGTGGCAACAACGCGGGTCACACCGTCGTCATCGAGGGCGAGGACGGCCAGCGCGAGAAGTACGCCCTCCACCTGCTGCCCTCCGGCATCCTCACGCCGACGGTCACGCCGATCATCGGCAACGGTGTCGTCGTCGACCTCGAGGTGCTCTTCGAGGAGCTCGACGGTCTGAACGCGCGTGGTGTCGACACGAGCAAGCTGCTCGTCAGCGCCAACGCCCACGTCATCGCGCCCTACAACCGCACCCTCGACAAGGTCACCGAGCGCTTCCTGGGCGCCCGCAAGATCGGCACGACCGGTCGCGGCATCGGCCCGACCTATGCCGACAAGATGAACCGCGTCGGCATTCGCATCCAGGACATCTTCGACGAAGGCATCCTGCGCCAGAAGGTTGAGGCGGCGCTGGCGTTCAAGAACCAGATCCTCGTCAAGATCTACAACACGCGTGCGGCCGACGCCGACCGTGTGGTCGAAGAACTTCTTTCGTATGCCGACCGGTTGCGTCCCATGGTCGCCGACACTGCGCTCGTGCTCGAGCAGGCCCTCAACGAGGGCAAGAACGTGCTGCTCGAGGCTGGCCAGGCGACCCTGCTCGACGTCGACCACGGCACCTATCCGTTCGTGACTTCGTCGTCCGCGACCGCCGGTGGGGCGTGCACCGGGTCCGGCATCCCGCCGACCCGCGTCACCCGAGTCATCGCGATCCTCAAGGCCTACACGACGCGCGTCGGTGAGGGCCCCTTCCCCACCGAGCTCGACGATGACAACGGCGAGTTCCTTCGCAAGACGGGTGCGGAATACGGCACGACGACCGGCCGTCCGCGTCGTTGCGGTTGGCTCGACGTCGTCATCGGCCGCTACGCCACTCGCATCAACGGCGTCACCGACTTCGTCATCACCAAGCTCGACGTGCTGACGGGCCTCGACACGGTCCCGATCTGCGTCGCCTACGAGGTCGACGGAGTCCGTCACGACGAGATGCCGGTGGGGCAGAGCGACTTCCACCACGCGAAGCCGATCTATGAAGAGCTTCCCGGCTGGTGGGAGGACATCTCCGAGTGCCGCACGTTCGAGTCACTCCCGGCGAACGCTCAGGCCTATGTCCTGCGCGTCGAGGAGCTCATCGGCGCCCGCGTCTCGGCGATCGGTGTCGGCCCCGGCCGCCACGAGATCATCGAGCGCCACGCCCTCTTGGATTGA